In the genome of Streptomyces globosus, one region contains:
- a CDS encoding DUF5994 family protein → MADSDIPSTPQRLLPDEIHQAVRPGTALLRLETTHSRQGVLDGAWWPRTRDVEQELPALVSVLAEHLGPITRVGLDATAWDGIPTRLIIDDRVVHLDSFPVGDDTVLVTRGDKDHFALMVVPPDTEPVAARTAMARAVHADNITQATELLVAPLPPPAAEQGGET, encoded by the coding sequence ATGGCCGACTCAGACATCCCGTCCACGCCCCAGAGGCTCCTGCCGGACGAGATCCACCAGGCGGTACGGCCCGGTACGGCGCTGCTCCGGCTGGAGACGACGCACTCCCGGCAGGGCGTCCTCGACGGGGCCTGGTGGCCGCGCACCCGCGACGTGGAGCAGGAGCTCCCCGCGCTGGTGTCCGTGCTGGCCGAACACCTCGGACCCATCACCCGGGTCGGCCTGGACGCCACCGCCTGGGACGGGATTCCGACCCGGCTGATCATCGACGACCGGGTCGTCCACCTCGACTCCTTCCCTGTCGGTGACGACACCGTCCTGGTCACCCGAGGCGACAAGGACCACTTCGCACTGATGGTGGTTCCGCCGGACACGGAGCCCGTTGCCGCCCGCACGGCCATGGCCCGCGCGGTCCACGCCGACAACATCACGCAGGCCACCGAGCTCCTCGTCGCCCCGCTTCCCCCACCGGCGGCCGAACAGGGAGGAGAGACATGA
- the nhaA gene encoding Na+/H+ antiporter NhaA, whose protein sequence is MPAAPRERSVFLALLPWPERVRVARALRTETVGGLVLLAAAVVALAWANTPISGTYEQIRDAHFGIPALGLDLSVEHWTADGLLAVFFLVAGIELKRELVVGELRTPATAALPVVAALCGMAVPAALYLATTGLGGGRAQGWAVPMATDIAFALAVLAVLSTHLPSALRAFLLTLAVVDDLGAILVIAVFFTADLNPAALGGAVAGLVLFYLLQRYRVRGWWWYVPLGLAIWALMYNGGVHATVAGVAMGLILRTTRDQGEKASPGERTEHLLRPVSAGVAVPLFALFAAGVAISAASLGEVFTRPEPLGVVLGLVVGKTVGIFAGTYLAARFTRARLNPDLAWADVLAVAVLAGIGFTVALLIGELAFPDPADAEHIKAAVLIGSLIAAAVAALLVKRRNGIYRRLWEAETLDEDADGLPDIYQQTDRRNRGTAGDS, encoded by the coding sequence ATGCCTGCTGCCCCGCGTGAGCGTTCCGTCTTCCTCGCCCTGCTGCCGTGGCCGGAGCGTGTACGGGTGGCGCGGGCCCTGCGCACCGAGACGGTCGGCGGGCTGGTGCTGCTGGCGGCGGCCGTGGTGGCGCTCGCGTGGGCGAACACCCCCATCAGCGGAACGTACGAGCAGATACGCGACGCCCACTTCGGCATACCCGCGCTCGGCCTGGACCTCTCGGTGGAGCATTGGACCGCCGACGGTCTTCTGGCCGTCTTCTTCCTCGTCGCCGGGATCGAGCTGAAACGCGAGCTGGTGGTGGGCGAGCTGCGCACCCCGGCCACCGCGGCCCTGCCGGTGGTCGCCGCACTGTGCGGCATGGCCGTCCCTGCCGCCCTCTACCTGGCCACCACCGGGCTCGGCGGGGGAAGAGCGCAGGGCTGGGCGGTGCCGATGGCCACGGACATCGCCTTCGCGCTCGCAGTCCTCGCGGTGCTCTCCACCCACCTGCCCTCCGCCCTGAGGGCCTTCCTGCTGACCCTGGCCGTGGTCGACGACCTGGGCGCGATCCTGGTCATCGCCGTCTTCTTCACCGCCGACCTCAACCCGGCCGCGCTCGGCGGTGCGGTGGCCGGGCTGGTCCTCTTCTACCTGCTCCAGCGCTACCGGGTCCGCGGCTGGTGGTGGTACGTGCCCCTCGGGCTGGCGATCTGGGCGCTGATGTACAACGGCGGGGTGCACGCCACCGTGGCCGGCGTGGCGATGGGCCTGATCCTGCGCACCACCCGCGACCAGGGCGAGAAGGCATCGCCCGGGGAGCGGACCGAGCACCTCCTGCGGCCGGTCTCGGCCGGTGTGGCCGTGCCGCTGTTCGCCCTGTTCGCCGCCGGGGTGGCCATCTCGGCCGCTTCACTGGGCGAGGTGTTCACACGCCCGGAGCCGCTGGGCGTGGTCCTCGGCCTGGTCGTGGGCAAGACCGTGGGAATCTTCGCCGGCACCTACCTGGCGGCCCGGTTCACACGGGCCCGCCTCAACCCGGACCTGGCGTGGGCGGACGTGCTCGCCGTGGCGGTGCTGGCCGGGATCGGCTTCACCGTGGCCCTGCTGATCGGCGAGCTCGCCTTCCCCGACCCGGCCGATGCCGAGCACATCAAGGCCGCCGTCCTGATCGGCTCGCTGATCGCCGCAGCCGTGGCCGCGCTGCTGGTCAAGCGTCGCAACGGGATCTACCGCCGCCTGTGGGAGGCCGAGACTCTCGATGAAGACGCCGATGGCCTTCCGGACATCTACCAGCAGACCGACCGCCGAAACCGCGGCACCGCCGGCGACAGCTAG
- a CDS encoding DUF5994 family protein: MTTTLHRTANRALDPGLPVRLSLTPKTTLTGRLDGAWWPRSRDLAAELPALVDALEGRWGRITRVLVNPSHWPVVPHKVAVIGHVLHSGWFTEQDPDKIILLSYTTGRCDLLVIPPETDPASAARLMTAAALPGSVLTAGALMSDEAATGRRMREAPSSESAWESEGGAGPAPQPQPQPQPQPRPTAHPAVGARMIPLPGHTGR, encoded by the coding sequence ATGACCACCACCCTCCACAGGACAGCGAACCGCGCCCTCGACCCAGGACTTCCGGTCCGCCTGTCACTCACCCCGAAGACCACGCTCACCGGTCGTCTCGACGGCGCTTGGTGGCCCCGTTCACGCGACCTGGCAGCCGAGCTGCCGGCGCTGGTCGACGCCCTCGAAGGGCGCTGGGGCCGCATCACCCGCGTCCTGGTGAACCCCTCCCACTGGCCGGTCGTCCCGCACAAGGTCGCCGTCATCGGCCACGTGCTGCACTCGGGCTGGTTCACCGAGCAGGACCCGGACAAGATCATTCTGCTGTCCTACACGACCGGCCGCTGCGACCTGCTCGTGATTCCGCCCGAGACCGACCCGGCCTCCGCGGCCCGGCTGATGACCGCCGCCGCCCTCCCCGGCAGCGTCCTCACCGCGGGCGCGCTGATGTCCGACGAGGCCGCGACCGGCCGCCGCATGCGGGAGGCGCCAAGCAGCGAGAGCGCCTGGGAGAGTGAGGGAGGGGCCGGCCCGGCACCCCAGCCGCAGCCGCAGCCGCAGCCGCAGCCGCGCCCAACGGCGCACCCCGCCGTCGGCGCGCGGATGATTCCGCTGCCGGGACACACCGGGAGGTGA
- a CDS encoding peptide ligase PGM1-related protein, with amino-acid sequence MPKIIILNVGTAHALGDHTSSTHPITRSGWRHAWFAERGDIIVSPVAVDGDFLRYLAGTMGFDPDTVTVLSRERLVTDEFLMSDDVLGELGELTADGAAWQLMPCFWTQGVADLAARLGIDSRAGLAFAAQRGSDLLNRKTHFRQFAAGAGLPLPEGSVARTPYELARAIERHLPLTGTVIVKQDDGAGGLGNLTLTRGETGPLPGSRETLKVGDDLPALADEVWAALADELSHGLVVESYHSSTRQFYLEYVIGDDGVPTFLDSGEIRLRPDADPGSTELVWVGLDIPAALPPALSAQAVHHSLRLAELTAQVGYRGHINIDAIATASGDLVFNEVNARWGGGLVAHDICERLLGSGYADRHVAATVRDVPPAPLDAVLRTLREERLHFSRDSSEGVFVLACDPSLVTPMECLVVGATRDRVREIEAQLRKALA; translated from the coding sequence ATGCCGAAGATCATCATTCTGAACGTGGGCACGGCGCACGCGCTCGGCGACCACACCTCCAGCACCCACCCCATCACCAGGTCCGGCTGGCGGCATGCCTGGTTCGCGGAGCGGGGGGACATCATCGTCAGCCCCGTCGCCGTGGACGGGGACTTCCTGCGGTACTTGGCCGGGACGATGGGGTTCGACCCGGACACCGTCACGGTCCTCAGCCGGGAACGGCTCGTCACGGACGAGTTCCTGATGAGCGACGACGTTCTCGGGGAACTGGGCGAGCTGACCGCCGACGGCGCAGCCTGGCAGCTGATGCCGTGCTTCTGGACGCAGGGCGTCGCCGATCTGGCCGCGCGGCTCGGCATCGACTCCCGGGCCGGACTCGCCTTCGCCGCCCAGCGCGGGTCGGACCTGCTCAACCGAAAGACCCACTTCCGGCAGTTTGCCGCAGGAGCCGGCCTGCCGCTGCCTGAAGGCTCCGTCGCACGGACACCGTATGAGCTGGCCAGGGCGATCGAACGGCACCTGCCGCTTACCGGGACGGTGATCGTCAAGCAGGACGACGGCGCCGGGGGCCTGGGCAACCTGACGCTGACGCGGGGAGAGACGGGGCCGCTGCCCGGCTCCCGCGAGACCCTGAAGGTCGGCGACGACCTCCCCGCGCTGGCCGACGAGGTGTGGGCCGCGCTGGCAGACGAACTGAGCCACGGCCTCGTGGTGGAGAGCTACCACTCCTCCACCCGCCAGTTCTACCTGGAGTACGTCATCGGTGACGACGGCGTACCCACATTCCTCGACAGCGGCGAGATACGGCTGCGCCCGGACGCCGACCCGGGGTCCACCGAACTCGTCTGGGTCGGCCTGGACATACCGGCCGCCCTGCCGCCGGCGCTGAGCGCCCAGGCCGTGCACCACTCCCTGCGGCTGGCCGAACTCACCGCGCAGGTCGGCTATCGCGGCCACATCAACATCGACGCCATCGCCACCGCCTCCGGCGACCTGGTGTTCAACGAGGTCAACGCTCGGTGGGGCGGGGGACTCGTCGCCCACGACATCTGTGAACGTCTGCTCGGCAGCGGGTACGCGGACCGCCACGTGGCCGCCACCGTCCGGGACGTGCCCCCGGCCCCGTTGGATGCCGTCCTGCGGACCCTTCGTGAGGAGCGACTCCACTTCAGCCGCGATTCGAGTGAGGGAGTGTTCGTCCTCGCCTGTGACCCGTCCCTGGTCACCCCCATGGAATGCCTGGTCGTGGGGGCGACGAGGGACCGGGTGCGGGAGATCGAGGCACAGCTGAGGAAGGCCCTGGCATGA
- a CDS encoding PRC-barrel domain-containing protein has product MIQTADIREWRNQVVMDPDGHKIGELESVYVDTSTDEPAMATVRVGLPTRHRLVFVPLEGATVGPGYVRVAHDRKLVKQSPSIGTDGVLPFEDEEAVFRHYGLAYEPGANGERQLARR; this is encoded by the coding sequence ATGATCCAGACGGCGGACATCCGCGAGTGGCGCAACCAGGTCGTGATGGACCCCGACGGCCACAAGATCGGCGAACTGGAATCCGTCTACGTCGACACCAGCACCGACGAACCGGCCATGGCGACGGTCCGCGTCGGCCTGCCCACTCGGCACCGCCTGGTGTTCGTCCCCCTGGAAGGGGCGACGGTGGGGCCGGGGTACGTGCGGGTCGCCCACGACAGGAAACTGGTGAAACAGAGCCCCTCCATCGGCACGGACGGTGTCCTGCCCTTCGAGGACGAGGAAGCCGTCTTCCGCCACTACGGCCTCGCTTACGAACCCGGTGCGAACGGCGAACGGCAACTCGCCCGACGCTGA
- a CDS encoding helix-turn-helix domain-containing protein: MLADVRAYRLAEVRKRQHITQNQVAEILGATQGRVSAIGLGAFVGAGHAGGDLADSVGCVADGGDGRIEIVGCDATSTV; this comes from the coding sequence ATGCTTGCCGACGTTCGGGCGTACCGCTTGGCGGAGGTGCGGAAGCGTCAGCACATCACGCAGAACCAGGTCGCGGAGATCTTGGGTGCCACTCAGGGCCGCGTCTCAGCCATCGGCTTGGGTGCTTTCGTCGGGGCGGGTCATGCGGGCGGTGACCTGGCGGATTCCGTCGGCTGCGTGGCGGACGGCGGTGATGGGCGCATCGAGATCGTCGGGTGCGACGCCACCTCGACGGTGTAG